The following proteins are encoded in a genomic region of Anticarsia gemmatalis isolate Benzon Research Colony breed Stoneville strain chromosome 17, ilAntGemm2 primary, whole genome shotgun sequence:
- the LOC142979943 gene encoding uncharacterized protein LOC142979943 isoform X2, giving the protein MARKAQAQIQDSVDTDEELEAYVESHQDQLICMEVYSEFCGPCLATNFAIRKGKMEIGQDRIAMAKACADNIVTLERFKDKSEPVFLFILGGKLIRAMFGANGIELCRIMEEELDLMAKGHPRPKYEINALLPEEQKKVKEDQRLEEEYRESSERLRVLTLAARKKRVNERLANYTQQLNFILFWPHCHQAHYDLYEKWDIINVTVAAKETFQITEQMAKEALYMSDVDPNEACLYELMKGEALVVLFKMLESDTRDFVKLMRYALYEEIPKPKEDLPPEKQLPPIPAYERYASISKTAREVRRMRHNEKMAKLAQEREERERLAAEQARLVREAAEEQERQEKAKAEEERMARIAAGLPAEPEPEPKAEGEEDEEEGAETEVTETTDAEPKAEEEEKVEDEEEFHSDVEIEDEEYIPPGGLFVPGLYSPPNHLAKANGLTLFYPKHVLELAPVIETEYLPPHVLVMFSVDKRHDVKEIVDQYKPEMLNMGIFVGEDPYNAEHVAFTVKQYDKMVRLRKHLDRIAIMVSRKRSLPLLQLAGLNPCYISADVQSGERECLAMFPVGYGDEYEEEESVKEEEVEVVEEPAAPEPVVRFQLESARVGPYLISHISKLQVIKYQIIYSSVQLFWISIR; this is encoded by the exons atggCTCGCAAGGCACAGGCACAGATCCAAGACTCGGTGGACACCGATGAGGAGCTTGAAGCATATGTCGAATCACATCAGGACCAGTTGATTT GTATGGAGGTGTATTCTGAGTTCTGTGGACCATGTCTGGCTACGAACTTTGCTATCAGGAAGGGCAAAATGGAGATTGGACAGGATCGCATTGCTATGGCCAAG GCTTGCGCAGACAACATAGTGACGTTAGAAAGATTCAAAGATAAAAGTGAACCagtgtttctttttattttg GGTGGTAAGCTAATCCGTGCTATGTTTGGTGCCAACGGCATAGAGCTGTGCCGCATCATGGAGGAAGAGCTGGACCTCATGGCCAAGGGACACCCCAGACCCAAGTATGAGATCAACGCCCTACTGCCCGAGGAACAG AAAAAGGTGAAAGAAGACCAGCGGCTAGAGGAGGAATACCGCGAGAGTTCGGAGCGACTGCGCGTGCTGACACTAGCGGCGCGTAAGAAGCGAGTGAACGAGCGGCTCGCCAACTATACCCAGCAACTCAACTTTATACTGTTCTGGCCGCACTGCCACCAGGCGCATTACGACCTCTATGAGAAGTGGGATATTATCA ACGTAACGGTAGCAGCGAAGGAAACGTTTCAAATAACAGAGCAGATGGCGAAGGAGGCGCTGTACATGAGCGACGTGGACCCGAACGAGGCGTGTCTGTACGAGCTCATGAAGGGAGAGGCGCTCGTCGTGCTCTTCAAGATGCTGGAGAGCGATACTAGGGACTTTGTCA AGTTAATGCGTTACGCTTTATACGAAGAGATCCCCAAGCCGAAAGAGGACCTACCTCCTGAGAAGCAGCTCCCTCCGATCCCAGCGTACGAGAGATACGCCAGCATCAGTAAGACGGCCAGGGAGGTGCGGCGCATGAGACATAATGAGAAAATGGCTAAACTG GCCCAAGAGCGAGAGGAACGTGAGCGTCTGGCAGCAGAACAGGCTCGTCTGGTGCGAGAGGCGGCTGAGGAGCAGGAACGACAGGAGAAGGCCAAGGCTGAAGAGGAGAGAATGGCCAGGATCGCTGCTGGG TTGCCAGCTGAGCCCGAGCCGGAGCCGAAAGCTGAAGGTGAAGAGGATGAAGAAGAAGGAGCTGAGACTGAAGTGACAGAGACTACTGACGCGGAGCCTaag GCAGAAGAAGAAGAGAAGGTAGAAGACGAGGAGGAGTTCCACTCGGACGTGGAGATAGAGGACGAGGAGTACATTCCCCCGGGAGGGCTGTTCGTGCCGGGGCTGTACTCGCCGCCCAACCACCTCGCTAAGGCTAACGGACTCACGCTCTTCTATCCGAAG CACGTGCTGGAGCTGGCGCCGGTGATCGAGACGGAGTACCTGCCGCCGCACGTGCTGGTCATGTTCAGCGTGGACAAGAGGCACGACGTGAAGGAGATCGTCGACCAGTACAAGCCTGAGATGCTCAAT ATGGGTATATTCGTAGGCGAAGACCCGTACAATGCAGAACACGTGGCCTTCACCGTCAAACAATATGACAAAATGGTGCGCCTCAGGAAACA TCTAGACCGTATAGCAATAATGGTGTCCCGCAAACGCAGCCTGCCTCTCCTACAACTGGCGGGACTGAACCCGTGCTACATCAGTGCCGACGTGCAGTCCGGTGAGCGTGAGTGTCTCGCCATGTTCCCCGTGGGCTATGGGGACGAGTACGAGGAGGAAGAGAGCGTTAAGGAGGAGGAGGTTGAG GTTGTTGAAGAACCGGCTGCCCCGGAACCAGTGGTAAGATTCCAATTAGAAAGTGCGAGAGTGGGACCCTATCTTATATCACACATTTCAAAGTTACAagttataaagtatcaaataatttactCGTCGGTTCAATTGTTTtggataagtatcagatag
- the LOC142980076 gene encoding peroxisomal leader peptide-processing protease, giving the protein MAVEGVMVSYNYSDDGELANILTVSSSGIKFSDRWVLAHGSILSPLKEAKVIRNAKGKPILSEEFYANLPEIHVTCEKKKSKHPDLYQSVEKLSRERNMYTGDIEHSSYLIRVLTGRICHVWQCPILDRCADDILYSWTIGHRDGDIDNQMKLGNALFSVFVLIDLESDKRGVETLRPLSSLLDLVRPPTGRGSTLEVHSTPFGCEVFLNAVTRGSVCGVVGKRPSLLLTDAATALGSEGGPVFTEGPNKELVGTVVCSVSWCRGEWVGLTLVAPLVSVLAAKLRVAPPQPARPLAGHAHPLHDILTQIDQCTVLVRCGNAWGAGVYLGSGYIVTCAHVVKTYLTHKLSIYCRGVNETAIVRYKTPDRKAYDLALLFTNPQRLDHMKPAVLSNVPAEKGESVLAVGFPYYNEYDLSNLIPTVTSGHVNTVSPSMIQTSCCVQSGFSGGPIFRLTRPKNVVEVIGIIAINVTSEGGACFPYVNMAVPVTVFSNLLAQYILEKDETKLKAIENNKEMIQSQWRLMPYRSKI; this is encoded by the exons ATGGCAGTGGAAGGTGTTATGGTGTCATACAACTACTCGGACGACGGAGAGCTGGCGAACATTCTCACCGTCTCATCATCAGGCATCAAATTCTCAGACCGATGGGTTCTGGCCCACGGCTCCATACTCTCCCCTCTCAAAGAGGCCAAAGTGATCAGGAATGCTAAAGGAAAACCTATTCTTAGTGAGGAGTTTTACGCAAACTTGCCCGAGATTCATGTGACGTGTGAAAAGAAGAAGTCAAAACATCCAGATTTGTATCAGAGCGTTGAGAAGTTAAGTAGAGAGAGGAATATGTATACTGGCGATATTGAACACAGCAGTTATTTGATTAGGGTGCTGACTGGCAg GATATGTCACGTATGGCAGTGTCCGATCCTGGACCGGTGCGCAGACGACATCCTGTACAGCTGGACCATCGGCCACAGGGACGGAGACATCGACAATCAGATGAAACTTGGCAACGCGCTGTTCTCCGTCTTTGTACTCATAGACTTGGAGAGCGATAAAAGAG gAGTGGAGACCCTCAGGCCGCTATCTTCTCTACTAGACCTGGTGCGACCACCCACAGGCAGAGGCTCTACGCTAGAAGTACATTCCACACCTTTTGGTTGTGAG gTATTCCTAAACGCAGTGACCCGTGGCTCAGTGTGCGGCGTGGTGGGCAAGAGACCCTCGCTACTGCTGACTGACGCCGCCACCGCGCTCGGCTCTGAAGGAGGACCCGTGTTCACTGAGGGACCTAA CAAGGAGTTGGTGGGCACGGTGGTGTGCAGCGTGTCGTGGTGCCGCGGCGAGTGGGTGGGGCTGACGCTGGTGGCGCCGCTCGTGTCCGTGCTGGCCGCCAAGCTGCGCGTGGCGCCGCCGCAGCCCGCGCGGCCCCTCGCCGGCCACGCGCACCCGCTACATGATATATTGA CTCAAATAGATCAGTGCACGGTGCTAGTTCGCTGCGGTAACGCGTGGGGCGCGGGCGTGTACCTCGGCAGTGGCTACATCGTCACCTGCGCACATGTTGTTAAGACT TACTTAACTCACAAGCTATCAATCTACTGTCGCGGTGTGAATGAGACAGCGATAGTTCGCTACAAGACACCGGATCGTAAGGCTTATGACCTGGCGTTACTGTTCACTAATCCTCAGCGCTTGGACCATATGAAGCCAGCCGTGTTATCTAATGTACCAGCTGAGAAAG GTGAATCAGTGCTAGCAGTAGGTTTCCCGTACTACAACGAGTACGACCTGTCCAACCTGATCCCCACGGTGACGTCAGGACACGTGAACACGGTGTCGCCCTCCATGATACAGACCTCGTGCTGCGTGCAGTCCGGCTTCAGCGGCGGACCTATATTTAGACTTACGAG GCCTAAGAACGTGGTAGAGGTGATAGGTATAATCGCCATCAACGTGACGTCAGAGGGCGGCGCGTGCTTCCCCTACGTCAACATGGCCGTGCCCGTCACTGTGTTCAGTAACCTACTCGCACAGTATATACTCGAGAAAG atGAAACAAAACTGAAAGCGATTGAGAACAACAAAGAAATGATCCAATCACAATGGAGGTTGATGCCTTATAGATCGAAAATTTGA
- the LOC142980202 gene encoding kunitz-type serine protease inhibitor B6-like: MYNQHYGDWLLRTLGRRTSRHARSTDDLNENNSTEIVTELSTLSHMDHNFDKPAYCFLSQEYGNCTQYRERYLYDSYEGTCEAFFWSGCGGNQNNFESKSQCVSACIKNIRSGSIHQHSPTVPSLNNTA, encoded by the exons ATGTACAACCAACACTATGGAGACTGGTTACTGAGGACCCTGGGTCGCCGGACGTCTCGTCATGCTCGAAGCACGGACGATTTGAACG AAAACAATTCTACTGAAATTGTGACTGAATTGTCTACGTTGAGTCACATGGACCATAACTTCGACAAGCCCGCCTACTGCTTCTTAAGCCAAGAATACGGCAACTGCACACAATACAGGGAAAG ATACTTGTACGATTCGTACGAAGGAACATGCGAAGCATTCTTTTGGTCAGGCTGCGGCGGCAACCAAAATAACTTCGAATCAAAATCACAATGCGTGTCAGCTTGTATCAAAAACATTAGGAGCGGCTCCATTCATCAACATTCGCCAACAGTGCCATCTTTGAACAACACGGCCTGA
- the LOC142980273 gene encoding uncharacterized protein LOC142980273: MKYTLLLLVFYQVNRGFACFGSSGTQIPDMPEEMPHEFYYKDLKGRNKTVFFIPKDKKAEYGRWLINYVLNKREEKLNPTKRPGKIPLQWLGYGEGEGGVEPPPWAIVKEGYGIPDYCFFGPIFGDCNQRWRR, encoded by the exons atgaaatacacATTGTTACTGTTAGTTTTCTATCAAGTAAATAGAGGTTTCGCTTGTTTTGGATCATCAGGTACCCAAATACCGGACATGCCGGAAGAAATGCCTCACGAATTCTATTACAAAGACTTGAAAGGACGAAACAAAACTGTCTTCTTTATTCCTAAAGACAAAAAGGCGGAGTACGGCAGGTGGCTGATAAACTATGTGCTAAATAAACGAGAAGAAAAGTTGAACCCAACGAAACGACCCGGAAAAATTCCTTTGCAATGGCTCG GATATGGCGAGGGTGAGGGCGGCGTCGAACCTCCTCCATGGGCTATTGTGAAGGAAGGGTACGGCATACCTGACTATTGCTTCTTCGGACCTATATTTGGAGACTGTAACCAACGTTGGAGACGGTAA
- the LOC142980164 gene encoding NADH dehydrogenase [ubiquinone] 1 alpha subcomplex subunit 11-like — MCDCDPDRKNRNYYRYYDTPDGCDIPKKVMVTTRYGIIAGLIMSSYDVLMYSHAVGFGPILKRYMYHTIPLGLMGATFAIVANGLLHARDADDRLNYFAGGAACAPILAAYVGSGHGLVPGAIVLGIIAMVKKDAIDKNYTFFQNVPSHMNTVRHWRHDYTLIPDPRDELLHTCTPPK; from the exons atgtgtGACTGCGATCCAGATAGAAAGAACAGGAACTATTATAGATATTACGATACACCAGATGGATGTGATATACCGAAGAAG GTGATGGTGACGACCCGCTATGGGATAATAGCAGGTCTGATCATGTCTTCTTACGACGTGCTCATGTATTCCCATGCCGTCGGATTTGGACCTATCTTGAAACG gtacATGTATCACACTATCCCGCTGGGTCTGATGGGAGCGACGTTCGCGATTGTTGCCAACGGCTTGCTGCATGCGAGGGACGCTGATGACCGACTTAATTACTTTGCAG GTGGTGCAGCCTGTGCTCCGATCCTGGCCGCCTACGTAGGGTCAGGGCACGGGCTGGTGCCCGGCGCGATAGTCCTGGGCATCATCGCCATGGTGAAGAAGGACGCCATCGACAAGAACTACACCTTCTTCCAGAACGTGCCCTCGCACATGAACACCGTCAGGCACTGGAGGCACGATTATACTCTCATTCCTGACCCTAGAGATG AATTACTCCATACTTGCACACCGCCGAAGTAA
- the LOC142979943 gene encoding uncharacterized protein LOC142979943 isoform X1, producing the protein MEVYSEFCGPCLATNFAIRKGKMEIGQDRIAMAKACADNIVTLERFKDKSEPVFLFILGGKLIRAMFGANGIELCRIMEEELDLMAKGHPRPKYEINALLPEEQKKVKEDQRLEEEYRESSERLRVLTLAARKKRVNERLANYTQQLNFILFWPHCHQAHYDLYEKWDIINVTVAAKETFQITEQMAKEALYMSDVDPNEACLYELMKGEALVVLFKMLESDTRDFVKLMRYALYEEIPKPKEDLPPEKQLPPIPAYERYASISKTAREVRRMRHNEKMAKLAQEREERERLAAEQARLVREAAEEQERQEKAKAEEERMARIAAGLPAEPEPEPKAEGEEDEEEGAETEVTETTDAEPKAEEEEKVEDEEEFHSDVEIEDEEYIPPGGLFVPGLYSPPNHLAKANGLTLFYPKHVLELAPVIETEYLPPHVLVMFSVDKRHDVKEIVDQYKPEMLNMGIFVGEDPYNAEHVAFTVKQYDKMVRLRKHLDRIAIMVSRKRSLPLLQLAGLNPCYISADVQSGERECLAMFPVGYGDEYEEEESVKEEEVEVVEEPAAPEPVAEAVEEPKAADEEDEEGDED; encoded by the exons ATGGAGGTGTATTCTGAGTTCTGTGGACCATGTCTGGCTACGAACTTTGCTATCAGGAAGGGCAAAATGGAGATTGGACAGGATCGCATTGCTATGGCCAAG GCTTGCGCAGACAACATAGTGACGTTAGAAAGATTCAAAGATAAAAGTGAACCagtgtttctttttattttg GGTGGTAAGCTAATCCGTGCTATGTTTGGTGCCAACGGCATAGAGCTGTGCCGCATCATGGAGGAAGAGCTGGACCTCATGGCCAAGGGACACCCCAGACCCAAGTATGAGATCAACGCCCTACTGCCCGAGGAACAG AAAAAGGTGAAAGAAGACCAGCGGCTAGAGGAGGAATACCGCGAGAGTTCGGAGCGACTGCGCGTGCTGACACTAGCGGCGCGTAAGAAGCGAGTGAACGAGCGGCTCGCCAACTATACCCAGCAACTCAACTTTATACTGTTCTGGCCGCACTGCCACCAGGCGCATTACGACCTCTATGAGAAGTGGGATATTATCA ACGTAACGGTAGCAGCGAAGGAAACGTTTCAAATAACAGAGCAGATGGCGAAGGAGGCGCTGTACATGAGCGACGTGGACCCGAACGAGGCGTGTCTGTACGAGCTCATGAAGGGAGAGGCGCTCGTCGTGCTCTTCAAGATGCTGGAGAGCGATACTAGGGACTTTGTCA AGTTAATGCGTTACGCTTTATACGAAGAGATCCCCAAGCCGAAAGAGGACCTACCTCCTGAGAAGCAGCTCCCTCCGATCCCAGCGTACGAGAGATACGCCAGCATCAGTAAGACGGCCAGGGAGGTGCGGCGCATGAGACATAATGAGAAAATGGCTAAACTG GCCCAAGAGCGAGAGGAACGTGAGCGTCTGGCAGCAGAACAGGCTCGTCTGGTGCGAGAGGCGGCTGAGGAGCAGGAACGACAGGAGAAGGCCAAGGCTGAAGAGGAGAGAATGGCCAGGATCGCTGCTGGG TTGCCAGCTGAGCCCGAGCCGGAGCCGAAAGCTGAAGGTGAAGAGGATGAAGAAGAAGGAGCTGAGACTGAAGTGACAGAGACTACTGACGCGGAGCCTaag GCAGAAGAAGAAGAGAAGGTAGAAGACGAGGAGGAGTTCCACTCGGACGTGGAGATAGAGGACGAGGAGTACATTCCCCCGGGAGGGCTGTTCGTGCCGGGGCTGTACTCGCCGCCCAACCACCTCGCTAAGGCTAACGGACTCACGCTCTTCTATCCGAAG CACGTGCTGGAGCTGGCGCCGGTGATCGAGACGGAGTACCTGCCGCCGCACGTGCTGGTCATGTTCAGCGTGGACAAGAGGCACGACGTGAAGGAGATCGTCGACCAGTACAAGCCTGAGATGCTCAAT ATGGGTATATTCGTAGGCGAAGACCCGTACAATGCAGAACACGTGGCCTTCACCGTCAAACAATATGACAAAATGGTGCGCCTCAGGAAACA TCTAGACCGTATAGCAATAATGGTGTCCCGCAAACGCAGCCTGCCTCTCCTACAACTGGCGGGACTGAACCCGTGCTACATCAGTGCCGACGTGCAGTCCGGTGAGCGTGAGTGTCTCGCCATGTTCCCCGTGGGCTATGGGGACGAGTACGAGGAGGAAGAGAGCGTTAAGGAGGAGGAGGTTGAG GTTGTTGAAGAACCGGCTGCCCCGGAACCAGTG GCTGAGGCCGTGGAGGAGCCTAAAGCTGCGGACGAGGAAGATGAAGAAGGCGATGAAGactaa
- the LOC142980131 gene encoding uncharacterized protein LOC142980131, which yields MKYALLLLFKYLVTQSLSCRGKGYDYVRETQLFQLPRKYPSYYYQKQNGTSLYIPPDLKAIYGRWLIEYVVQKKKQKESGVQRPGPIPLDWVRWGPGDGGNAPPPWSVVQEGYGKPDYCFEPASFGNCTYYWRRWVYNYHTHNCDMFYYSGCGGNMNNFVQKYQCEAECMNVIKPTCDIYGTFEET from the exons ATGAAATACGCActacttttgttatttaaatatctagTAACACAAAGTTTGTCTTGTCGAGGTAAAGGCTACGACTATGTGCGGGAGACCCAGCTTTTTCAGCTTCCAAGAAAATACCCTTCTTATTACTACCAAAAACAAAATGGTACATCACTCTATATCCCTCCCGACCTCAAAGCGATCTATGGAAGATGGCTTATAGAGTATGTTGTGCAGAAAAAGAAACAGAAAGAATCAGGGGTTCAACGACCAGGACCTATACCCCTGGATTGGGTcc GTTGGGGTCCCGGCGACGGCGGCAACGCACCACCGCCGTGGTCTGTGGTGCAGGAAGGCTACGGCAAGCCAGACTATTGCTTCGAACCAGCTAGCTTTGGAAACTGCACGTACTACTGGAGACG ATGGGTGTACAACTACCACACGCACAACTGCGACATGTTCTATTACTCGGGCTGTGGTGGGAACATGAACAACTTCGTGCAGAAGTACCAGTGCGAGGCGGAGTGCATGAATGTCATCAAACCTACTTGTGACATCTACGGGACGTTCGAGGAGACGTGA